The following coding sequences lie in one Miscanthus floridulus cultivar M001 chromosome 9, ASM1932011v1, whole genome shotgun sequence genomic window:
- the LOC136480891 gene encoding uncharacterized protein → MKRNGDIRSLFQKAAKKAATIDPPPDENIVEEQNQEEDRVQVEEIAVDKLGRPCEHFIEVVHVDDTTSLSLKKAIEVLLVSNGLSMQQIRGQGYDGASNMKGDIKGLKTLIMQESPSSYYIHCFAHQLQLVLVAVAKGNTDCKTFFYQVSILLNIVGVSCKRHDMLRNARLENVKKALECGELESGSGLNQEMGLPRPGDTQWGSHYKTICSIITIYFSIHDVLIELGADNAYKEDWTKIHFVLGAFETFEFVFFVHLMYVILGCTNELSECLQRRDQDILNAISLVNVAKSRMQELRSNGWDNFLQKVTSFCIKHGVEVPAMDGAYVPYGKSAWYARARNQTNDDHFRRELYIDVIDQISQELDNRFDEINMELLSCMSAFSSSNSFASFDARKVRRLAEFYPKDFSNNDLLKLELQLDNYIDDMRQDASFQGLDNIVDLSVKLVETKRHKVYDMVYLLLKLILLLRVATVSVERIFSALVIVKTKSRNKIGDTVFDDYLVTFIERDIFFQVNEDDIMETFMSMKKWRINT, encoded by the coding sequence ATGAAAAGAAACGGAGACATTCGATCCCTTTTTCAGAAAGCAGCAAAGAAGGCGGCTACTATTGATCCACCTCCGGATGAAAATATTGTGGAAGAGCAGAATCAAGAAGAAGATagagtacaagttgaagaaattgCAGTTGATAAACTTGGAAGGCCATGTGAGCACTTTATTGAagttgttcatgtagatgatactacctcTTTGTCACTTAAGAAAGCAATTGAAGTTTTACTTGTTAGTAATGGATTGAGTATGCAGCAGATTAGAGGTCAAGGTTATGATGGGGCtagcaatatgaaaggagatattaaaggGCTCAAaactttaatcatgcaagaatcaccttcctcttattatattcattgctttgcacatcaactccaactagtTCTTGTTGCTGTTGCTAAAGGAAATACTGACTGCAAGACTTTTTTTTATCAAGTATCTATCTTGTTGAACATTGTTGGGGTTTCTTGCAAGCGTCATGATATGCTTCGAAATGCTAGGCTTGAGAATGTCAAGAAAGCACTAGAGTGTGGTGAGCTTGAATCAGGGAGTGGATTAAATCAAGAGATGGGTTTGCCTAGGCCTGGTGACACTCAGTGGGGCTCTCATTACAAAACAATATGTAGCATCATCACTATATATTTCTCAATTCATGATGTgctcattgaacttggtgctgATAATGCATATAAGGAAGATTGGACAAAGATACATTTTGTGCTTGGAGCATTTGAAacctttgagtttgttttctttgtgCACTTAATGTATGTTATTCTTGGATGTACAAATGAGTTATCCGAGTGCTTGCAGAGAAGGGAtcaagatattcttaatgcaatctcacttgttaatgtggcaaagaGCAGAATGCAGGAGTTGAGGTCTAATGGTTGGGATAATTTTCTTCAGAaggtcacttctttttgtattaaacatggtgttgaagttcCTGCTATGGATGGTGCTTATGTGCCTTATGGAAAATCAGCATGGTATGCTCGTGCCcgaaaccaaacaaatgatgaCCATTTCCGAAGAGAATTATACATTGATGTCATTGATCAAATTAGTCAAGAGCTTGATAATCGGTTTGATGAGATCAATATGGAGCTACTCTCTTGTATGTCAGCCTTCAGTTCTTCCAACTCTTTTGCTTCTTTTGATGCACGGAAGGTACGTAGATTGGCTGAATTTTATCCTAAGGACTTCTCCAACAATGATTTGTTAAAACTTGAATTGCAACttgataattatattgatgacatgcGACAAGATGCTAGCTTTCAAGGTCTagacaatattgttgatctctcagttaagcttgttgaaacaaagaggcACAAAGTGTATGATATGGTGTACTTGCTTCTCAAATTGATATTGCTTTTACGAGTGGCAACTGTGAGTGTTGAAAGGATATTTTCTGCATTGGTTATAGTGAAAACAAAGTCAAGGAATAAGATAGGTGATACTGTTTTTGATGATTATCTAGTCACATTTattgagcgggatattttctttcaagttaatgaagatgatataatggagACATTCATGTCAATGAAAAAGTGGCGGATAAATACGTAA